A segment of the Coffea arabica cultivar ET-39 chromosome 8c, Coffea Arabica ET-39 HiFi, whole genome shotgun sequence genome:
atccaaccccaaaatatcacaatattttgaaattatacaaaattcatgtatctgagaatttagatattatgaatttaaattttaatttacgttttgagATTTAgatattgcaatttaaaaaagaaaatttggaattcgaaggaaatcaagaaaatcgaaaatagaaatgtaaacttgataagaaacaaaaaataagataaaagtgagtggttgtggcattaaataatttgagataaaaaaattcttttttaacttttttcaatttaatggataaaaacaaaattaaaagatggaagaaaacattaataaattaaaaataaagaggtttgattaaaaagggagtgacaaaagaaaagatgatagagagagagagagagagttgaaaattaaaaagaaagagccatgaggggatgagattttgtaagaaaaatggaaaaaagaaatatgagtatttgctttatataaataagttatcaaaaaaaactaataagatgtgatggtgcaacggTTAATACATTGGTCTTTTATTACAAAAGTTTTGGGTTCGAATCTTGATTGTTGCATtttgcaaaacttaaaaaaaaaaaaaaaaaaaggggaaagctGAAAACCGGAAAACCGCCGGTTCAATCCGGTTCGGCGGTTTTCACGGTTCAATCGGTCTTTGACCGGGTTTCTAGCAAAGTCAACAATGTcattgaaccggaccggtgccatggccggttcgcggttcaactGGTCGAACTGGCCGGTCCGatccggttttcaaaacattggtgcacattttgaaattgaatggatGGATCGAATCATATACAAGTTCATTGGACAAACAAAATTTTGGCATAATTTGGCGATTACAAATTCAGTTGATTTGGCTTTCCTAGTTTTTACGTCATCTACATTCATGCGCAAAGATAGCTTGTTATTCTTTACTTTCTTTCTTTACTCTAGTTTCTTTGTATGACttgctagaaaaaaaaaggaatatgaTTGGAGACATTTCTATTGGATGagaaaaaagtaagaattttggCCAATAATTAGCCGAGCAAGAGTTATTGCACTAATAGTACAGAATCTACAGGGTActgatagggtataatttgttagtaattttattattaattttcccttctattccggacaaatattgtgttaattgctgatatttactcatatttgataTCTGGACCAAATTCCAGGAGTGGAGCAGATAACTACAAAAAGAGGGACTTTTGGATGCAAATTTGGGAGACTCCAGCAGAAAGCCTCAATTGGCTGGGACCACAAGAGCTACAAGAGCTAGTAAAGGCAACGTACAAAGCCTTAGGAACAAGAAGTAATTCGGCAGCTTGTGGCCAATTGGTGGGGACCGCGCAGAGGCTCAAAACAAGGAGATGAATTCGGCAGCTTGTGTccaattggtggggaccactggatatctttcttttggctttaaaTAGGGAACAAACGTACAGAAGACGGCTGGCTTTTATTTTGATCTCTAGTTTTAGTCTTTTAGGGTAGTTTtagttcttccttcttttgactggcctctgacacacgccaggtgttcgacaaaattccccaacgggaaaaacatCCTTTATTCCTTACTTGTTAGTAAAAAGAACAATGCCTTGGAAATTTATTAattcgtgtggtgatttaattatgcggcttggctaagtcttccatctagtcaagggtcaactcgacggcgcagtcccgaaaatctgtgagatctaattagttttcacgtgttcctttatctattaatatttgcatgttgcCTGATTTAATTTTCATGGGATtgttttattaattggatgtccAGGGCCCGATGTTCATTGTGATAtattaatctcgtgccaatttagtcaattaaatccgtaattgtttgattgattaatattagtggcaattggtgtgtttacacattaggggaacgtacgatctaatttaaataaccctcgtagcgtgttattgattagggttaggtttttctagttattaatgcaattgaaaaattaattcctatggtcgtacctggGAGTATTTGCTGATTAGgggtaatcaacggtcgtaccttggttatcaataatttaaggaaaaattggtcgtcggactataactagcctattaataaattaagtgaacctctgctgcatcaatgatcagatAAAGGGACTGTGCTtgagtagttgtatccttggctagaatttatttattcctgATTAAATTCCTGCTATATTCGTGCTAGtgatttattcactttttaattaaattgtctgattatttttagtttcattccaGTAAAATCCCCCCTTATCAATTGGacttttaaaagaaacaaatatctccagtccctgaggagacgaccctacttgccactgtctactatttagtaatttttgtcaattaattaattctggtatatcggattaagcaaactcttcgggaacatggtgaatcaagtaacccattgcacacctagagtccctgctccagtacctaggattaattattgactgctcttagtggtagctaggttctatatttattattattattgcacaggttgacgacctgtcaatttttggcgctgTTGCCGGGGACTAgcgttattatttgtttctttttaaattcaatttttgtcctaattttctggttttcttctaGTGTATGCCTCGATCTTCTCGCACAGGTGATTTGGTTTTTGACCCTGTGGTAGAGAAGACCGCGCGTAGAACGAGAAAGGAAACCAGACAGCTCAGAGAAGAGCACTCTAGTGCTACATCTCAAAGACCTGAGTCAGAAGTTGAACCAACAGATTCGTTTGGTAACACTTCGAGTGACTCTGACCAGGAGGAGTTCACCATGGCTAATGCacaaacattaagggagttggctgctcctgatttaacTCAGCAGCCTTTGTGCATTACTTTCCCCGCTTTAAATGACAACATTccatttgaactaaaatctggtcTGATTCAGCTTTTACCCTCTTTTCATGGTTTACCAGGTGAAGAGCCGTATAAGCATCTGCAGGAGTTTGATGTCGTGTGCAATAGTATGAAACCCCCGGGAATCACAgaagagcagataaaaatgagggcattccCCTTCTCCTTGAAAGATTCTGCGAAAGACTGGCTGTACTACCTGTCACCAGGTAGCATCACCACGTGGggccaattgaagaaaaaatttttggataaatattTTCCTGCGTCCAGGGCTGCAAGTCTAAGGAAGGAAATTTGTGGGATCAAGCAGCATCCAGGGGAATCACTTTACGAGTATTGGGAACGATATAAGAACTTGTTGCGCAGGTGCCCCCAACACCAAATAAGTGATCAGTTGATCATACAATATTTTTATGAGGGGCTCATTTTTAGAGACAGGAGCATcattgatgctgcaagtggaggggcacTGGTGAACAAAACCCCTCAGGAAGCACGGGAGTTAATAGAAGGGATGGCAGAGAATTCACAGCAATTCAGTACAAGAGAGGATGTCCCAATACGTAGGGTGAATGAGGTAGAGACATCCTCTATACAGCAGCAGTTAAATGAGTTGACTGCGTTTGTTAGGCAACAGGCTGTGAGAAATGCATCACAAGCCAGGGTATGCGGGATTTGCACTGGTGTAGGCCACTCTGCAGACATATGCCCAATGATTCAGGAAGAAACTGCAGAACAGGTGAATATGGCTGACCACGCGCCCGCGCCAAGGAAGCAGTACGACCCTTACTCAAACACCTACAACCCCGGGTGGAGGGATCATCCCAACCTCAGTTATGGTGGGAATAGGCAACCCAACTTCACGCCGAACAGGCAGTCTAACTTTGTGCCAAATAAGCCACCAGGGTACCAGCAGCAATACCAACCCCGACCACCTCAATTCCCTCAATCTGGTTCATCTACGGAGGAGATGTTGAAACAAATGATGACAACCATGGcgcaaaatcagcaaaggacggagGCAGCTATTATGCAAAATCAGCAAAAGACGGACTCCGAAATGCAGGACATAAGGAATCAGATAGGTCAAATAGCCACCAGAATCAACCGTTTGGAGTCCCAGAACCAAGGGAAGCTGCCATCTCAACCGGAGTTGAATCCGAAGAACGTGAGCGCAATGACCCTAAGGAGTGGGAAAGAAATTCAGGGGCCTGAACCTGTGATTCCCAAGGACGAGGATGAAGAGAAAATCGAAAATGAGCTCGAAAGGGAGGACAGCAATGGTGCAGATCCAAAGGTACTTCTTGACCCAATAATTACAGTTAAAACTAACCCGCCTCCTTTTCCTAGCAGGttggaaaaatcaaagaaacagGATAAGGAGAAGGAGATTTTGGAGGTTTTTCACAAGGTTGAGATAAATATCCCCCTCTTAGACGCCATCAAACAAGTACCAAAATATGCCAAGTTCCTAAGGGACTTGTGTGTTAACCGAAGGCGATTGAGGGGAGATGAACGGGTCATAGTTGGGGAAAATGTGTCTGCGGTCCTGTAGAGGAAGCTCCCACCAAAGTGCGGGgacccaggtatgtttactattccCTGTAAGATAGGTAATACTGTGATCAGAAGGGCCATGTTGGATCTGGGAGTATCAATAAATGTCATGCTTAAGTCTATCTATGCTTCTCTAAAATTAGGTCCATTAAAAGAAACTGGATTAATCATTCAATTAGCTGACCGAACTAATGCATATCCTGATGGGTTGGTTGAAGATGTGTTGGTAAAAGTTAATGATTTGGTGTTTCCAGCTGATTTTTATGTATTTGATATGGATGATGATCACTCCCCTGATCCCTCACCTCTGTTATTGGGTAGACCTTTTATGAGCACAGCACAGAcgaaaattgatgttaataagggtattCTGTCCATGGAGTTTGATGGGGAAATTgtgcattttaatatttttgatactaTGAAGTACCCCTCAAACTCCAACTttagctcaattttttctgTGAGTGCTATTGACCCTGTAGTGCAGGAAGTGTTTGAAACTGATGGCAGGGATGAGCTGGAGGTGGCTTTAACCAAGCACCTCGAGTTGGAGACAACTCCTCAGATGGAGTGGGGTGAGGATTTAAAATGCACAATAGGGGCATTACACTCGTTGCAGACCACCACGAAGAGGTATGAAGTCTTACCTATTTTTACTCCCGAGCCTCACCAGAGGGTATTGccatctgtggtgcaggcacctgtACTGGAGTTGAAACCTCTACCAGAGCACCTGAAATATGCATATCTAGGTGATAATGAGACACTCCCGGTGATTATCTCATCAGCACTGTCAAAAATCCAGGAGGAGAAACTGATCCGGGTCCTTAGAGAGCATAAAGAGGCGATAGGTTGGACAATTGCAGACATTAAGGGAATCAGCTCGGCCGTCTGTATGCATCGGATTAGACGAGAAGAGGATGCCAAACCTGTACGGCAGGCTCAAAGGAGGCTCAATCCCCTCATGATGGAAGTtgtaaagaaagagattttaaaaTTGTTAGATGTAGGGATCATCTTTGCAATATCTGATAGCCCTTGGGTGAGTCCGGTCCAGGTAGTCCCAAAGAAGGCAGGAGTGACGGTAGAGGCCAACCAAACGGGTGAACTTGTGCCAGTGCGTAAGCCCACTGGGTGGAGGCAATGTATAGACTACCGTAGGCTAAACGCCGTCACCAAAAAGGACCATTTCCCTCTCCCTTTCATTGATCAGATGGTTGAACGTTTAGCTGGTAGAGTTTATTATTgctttttggatggattttcaggatactttcagatagcaattgccctagaggatcaagagaagacaACTTTCACGTGCCCGTTCGGGACCTTTGCTTATAGAcgaatgccatttgggttatGCAATGCACCTGCAACATTTCAGAGGTGTATGGTAAGTATTTTTTCTGAATACGTGGAGAAAATTATTGAAGTTTTCATGGATGATTTCAGTGTGTatggtgatagttttgataCGTGTTtagataacctgaaattgatcctgataaggtgtatagagactaatcttgtgcttaattgggaaaaatgtcattttatggttgagCACGGGATAGTCCTGGGTCATATTGTATCGTCTAAGGGCATAGAAGTTGACAAGGCTAAAATAGACATTATTTCTGCATTACCTTACCCCGCGAGTGTGCGGGAGGTgcgctcttttcttggacatgcaGGTTTTTATCGAAGGTTCATCAGGGACTTCTCAAAAATTGGAGCCCCGTTGTTCCAACTCCTATAAAAAGATGTAGCCTTCGAGTTTGATGATAAGTGTGAGAGAGCCTTTAACAAGCTGAAGGAATTGTTGACTTCACCCCCAATCATCCAATCCCCCGATTGAAATTTGCCATTTGAGATCATGTGCGATGCCAGTGATCATGCTGTTGGGGCTGTACTGGGGCAAAGAGTAGGGAAGGCAGCTTACGTCATCTATTATGCATCCCGAGCATTGAATGGAGCCTAATTGAATTACTCCACCGCTGAGAAGGAGCTTCTTGCAgttatttttgctttagaaaaattcagATCATATTTGCTAGGTGCTAAAGTAATTGTATTTTCTGACCATGCAACATTAAGGTACCTAATGACCAAGAAAGATGCAAAGCCGAGGTTCATCAGGTGGATACTGCTACTACAGGAATTTGACCTGGAGATAAGAGACAAAAAAGGCTCAGAAAATCTAGTAGCAGACCATTTAAGTCGCATACCAATTGGGGAGGATAATGAGCCATTGAAGGATGCATTCCCTGAAgagcatttattttccttaaattCTCAATTGCCTTGGTATGCTGATTTGGTCAATTATCTAGTAACGGGTGATTTTCCTGCAGGTTGGCCAAAAGCGAAAAAGGATAAATTGAAGAGTGACGCCAAGTACTTCATTTGGGACGACCCGTACCTATGGAAGAGATGTGCAGACCAAATAATGAGGAGATGTGTAAGTGAAGTggaatttcaatcaattttagctttttgtcatacttttgccTGTGGAGGTCATTTTGGACCCAAGAGAACTGCTCATAAGGTTTTAGAAAGTGGATTTTATTGGCTTTCATTGTTTAAGGATGCCTATGTGttttgtaagtcatgtgatCGCTGTCAAAGGGTAGGTAATATAGCCCATAAAGATCATATGCCCCAAGTTCCGATgatttttgtagaaatttttgatgtctgggtatagatttcatgggCCCTTTTCCTACTTCATTTGGTTTTCTGTATATTTTGTTggcagttgattatgtgtctaaatgggtggaggctAAGGCCACTCGAACTAATGACTCGAAAGTGGTTGCAGATTTTATCAGATCTAATATTTTTGTGCGATTTGGAATGCCAAGAGTtattgtcagtgataggggAACGCACTTCTGCAACAAAACCGTAGCTGCCTTATTTCGCAAGTATGGTGTACTCCACAGAGTCTCGACGTCGTATCACCCCCACACCAATGGTCAAGCGGAGGTGTCGAATCGGGAGATAAAGT
Coding sequences within it:
- the LOC113705711 gene encoding uncharacterized protein, which translates into the protein MPRSSRTGDLVFDPVVEKTARRTRKETRQLREEHSSATSQRPESEVEPTDSFGNTSSDSDQEEFTMANAQTLRELAAPDLTQQPLCITFPALNDNIPFELKSGLIQLLPSFHGLPGEEPYKHLQEFDVVCNSMKPPGITEEQIKMRAFPFSLKDSAKDWLYYLSPGSITTWGQLKKKFLDKYFPASRAASLRKEICGIKQHPGESLYEYWERYKNLLRRCPQHQISDQLIIQYFYEGLIFRDRSIIDAASGGALVNKTPQEARELIEGMAENSQQFSTREDVPIRRVNEVETSSIQQQLNELTAFVRQQAVRNASQARVCGICTGVGHSADICPMIQEETAEQVNMADHAPAPRKQYDPYSNTYNPGWRDHPNLSYGGNRQPNFTPNRQSNFVPNKPPGYQQQYQPRPPQFPQSGSSTEEMLKQMMTTMAQNQQRTEAAIMQNQQKTDSEMQDIRNQIGQIATRINRLESQNQGKLPSQPELNPKNVSAMTLRSGKEIQGPEPVIPKDEDEEKIENELEREDSNGADPKVLLDPIITVKTNPPPFPSRLEKSKKQDKEKEILEVFHKVEINIPLLDAIKQVPKYAKFLRDLCVNRRRLRGDERVIVGENVSAVL